The DNA sequence CGGTATCGTTCTTCCCGACTCTGCGAAAGAGAAGCCACAAGAAGGCAAAATCATCGCTGTCGGTTCTGGCAGCATCGTAGACGGCAAGAAAGTTGAACTCGAAGTTAAAGAGGGAGACCGCGTTGTATTCTCTAAATTTGCCGGCTCGGAATTGAAATACGATGGCAAAGAGTATTTGATCCTGCGTGAAAATGACATTCTTGCCGTTATTGGCTAATTGATTTCTAATCATACATCTTTTTAACAAAAATTGCGATTAATAGGGAGGATCATCTAATATGGCTAAAGACATCAAATTCTCAGAAGACGCTCGCCGTGCAATGCTGAAAGGCGTTGACACACTTGCAGATGCTGTCAAAGTTACACTCGGACCAAAAGGCCGCAACGTTGTTCTTGAAAGAAGCTTCGGCTCACCACTTATCACAAACGACGGTGTGACAATCGCTAAAGAAATCGAACTTGAAGACAAATTCGAAAACATGGGTGCTCAGCTTGTTGCGGAAGTAGCTTCCAAAACAAACGACGTAGCTGGTGACGGTACAACTACAGCGACTGTTCTTGCTCAAGCATTGATTACAGAAGGCTTGAAGAACGTAACTTCAGGTGCTAATCCTGTAGGTCTTCGCCGCGGTATCGAACAAGCTGTCGAAACTGCAGTTAAAGAACTTCAAGGCATCTCTAAAACAGTCGAAAGCAAAGAATCCATCGCACAAGTTGCAGCAATCTCTTCTGGTAACGAAGAAGTTGGTAACTTGATCGCTGAAGCTATGGAACGCGTTGGCAACGACGGCGTTATCACTATCGAAGAATCAAAAGGCTTCTCTACTGAACTTGAAGTAGTAGAAGGTATGCAATTCGACCGCGGTTATGCTTCACCATACATGGTAACTGACAACGACAAGATGGAAGCTGTTCTTGAGAACCCGTACATCTTGATCACTGACAAGAAAATCGGCAACATCCAGGAAGTTCTTCCTGTACTTGAACAAGTTGTCCAGCAAGGCAAGCCACTACTTATGATCGCTGAAGACGTAGAAGGCGAAGCACTCGCTACACTAGTTGTAAACAAACTTCGTGGTACATTCAACGCTGTTGCTGTTAAAGCACCAGGCTTCGGTGACCGTCGTAAAGCAATGCTTGAAGACATCGCAATCCTTACAGGCGGTGAAGTAATTACTGAAGATCTTGGTCTTGATCTGAAGAGCGCTACAATCGACTCTCTTGGTCGCGCAGCGAAAGTTGTTGTTACAAAAGAAAACACAACAATCGTTGAAGGCGCAGGCAGCCCGGACAACATCGCAGCACGCGTTGGCCAAATCCGCGCACAAGCAGAAGAAACTACTTCTGAATTCGATAAAGAAAAACTTCAGGAGCGCCTTGCGAAACTCTCTGGCGGCGTAGCTGTAATCAAAGTCGGAGCGGCTACTGAAACAGAATTGAAAGAACGCAAACTTCGCATTGAAGATGCTCTTAACTCTACTCGTGCAGCAGTAGAAGAAGGTATCGTAGCTGGTGGTGGTACTGCCCTTGTGAACGTATACCGCAAGCTAGAAAACGATTTGAAAGGTCTTGAAGGCGACGAAGCAACAGGCGCAAGCATCGTTCTTCGTGCAATCGAAGCACCTGTACGTCAGATTGCTACAAACGCAGGTCTTGAAGGCTCTGTCATCGTTGAACGCTTGAAAGGCGAAGAAGCAGGCACTGGCTTCGACGCAGCAACAGGCAAATGGGTTAACATGATCGACGCTGGTATCGTAGACCCTACAAAAGTTACTCGTTCCGCATTGCAAAACGCAGCATCTGTTGCGGCATTGTTCTTGACTACAGAAGCAGTTGTAGCAAACAAGCCGGAAGAAAATGCTAGCGTACCAGACATGGGTGGCATGGGCGGAATGCCTGGAATGATGTAATCTGCCTGCTTGAATCCCAGTAATAATAGGATTTTAAGCCTCTTATTTTCTATGAGAAAACCTGAAGGGTAACCTTTTCTGGATTAAGGGATTAAATTAGAGGTTTTCCATGAGTTCTTTGAACTTTTGGGAAGCCTCTTTTTTCATCTCTTTTGTCACATGCAAATAAACATTTTTTGTAGTATCTTCATTTTTGTGCCCTAAACGCTCCATAATTTGTGGAAGAATTACACCTGCTTCAGCAGGTATGTTTTTGAAACGCTCAATGTTTGTTCTTCAAAAACAATATCACGCAATTTTAAAGCACATATTTCACCTGCCCGCAAACCAGGATAAGCCAGAAAAAGATTAAGTAATCTTGATTCAAACCAAACTTTTAACAATGTTACTGAGGCTCTCAACTAATTTGGGGGTCTTTTTTTATTTTTAATTAATAGTTTGAGGCCAAATGTAGTCATACTATTAATTAAAAATAAATTGTAACTTGTTGTACTTTTATATAACTGTTTAATTGACCAATTTACTGAGTAGTAATAGATTGATACAATATCTTACGAATAGATTTAAATGCTTTTTACTTTTGTCCATAGATAGCTAATTAATTATATAATGCTAAATACTACTGATACATAGCGATTTGCTGGAACATAGGAGTGGGGATAATGAATTGGACAAACTTTAAAACACATAACCAGGCACCAACTCAAGCATTTGAAACCTTCTGTATACAACTTTTTGAAAGATGGGTAAGGAGAACCTATAAAGATAAGTTAAAAAACTTCTATGTTGTTAATGGAGCGGGGGGAGATGGAGGAGTCGAGGCCTACGCTGAATTACAGAGTGACGAAATTGTTGCAGTCCAAGCTAAATGGTTTCCTAACAAAATAGAGGATCAACAAATAAGACAGATAAAATCCTCCATTGAAACTGCAATGAGCGTTCGCTCTAACATTATATCATACACAGTATGCATACCAAGAGACCTTGGTAATGAAACTGGTAGGGGAGGAAACAGTGAACAAAGCCGA is a window from the Aciduricibacillus chroicocephali genome containing:
- the groL gene encoding chaperonin GroEL (60 kDa chaperone family; promotes refolding of misfolded polypeptides especially under stressful conditions; forms two stacked rings of heptamers to form a barrel-shaped 14mer; ends can be capped by GroES; misfolded proteins enter the barrel where they are refolded when GroES binds), with product MAKDIKFSEDARRAMLKGVDTLADAVKVTLGPKGRNVVLERSFGSPLITNDGVTIAKEIELEDKFENMGAQLVAEVASKTNDVAGDGTTTATVLAQALITEGLKNVTSGANPVGLRRGIEQAVETAVKELQGISKTVESKESIAQVAAISSGNEEVGNLIAEAMERVGNDGVITIEESKGFSTELEVVEGMQFDRGYASPYMVTDNDKMEAVLENPYILITDKKIGNIQEVLPVLEQVVQQGKPLLMIAEDVEGEALATLVVNKLRGTFNAVAVKAPGFGDRRKAMLEDIAILTGGEVITEDLGLDLKSATIDSLGRAAKVVVTKENTTIVEGAGSPDNIAARVGQIRAQAEETTSEFDKEKLQERLAKLSGGVAVIKVGAATETELKERKLRIEDALNSTRAAVEEGIVAGGGTALVNVYRKLENDLKGLEGDEATGASIVLRAIEAPVRQIATNAGLEGSVIVERLKGEEAGTGFDAATGKWVNMIDAGIVDPTKVTRSALQNAASVAALFLTTEAVVANKPEENASVPDMGGMGGMPGMM
- the groES gene encoding co-chaperone GroES, yielding MIKPLGDRVVIELVEQEEKTASGIVLPDSAKEKPQEGKIIAVGSGSIVDGKKVELEVKEGDRVVFSKFAGSELKYDGKEYLILRENDILAVIG